GTGCAGAAGAAGGTGCGGACATGACGGCGAGGCAACGGCACTGGCAGCAGCTGCGTCGTAGCGCATGGTGGATCTGCGGTGCAACTAGTGCGGTGAGGCAGGCTGCAGCGTCGCCTGGCCatgcgagcagcagcagcggctctaCACCGTAGAGCCAGTGGTGGCCAGGCCAGGGTAGTCGCAGCCGGTCACGCGTGGCAGCGCACGTGCGAGCACAGAGCGAGCATGCGTGGCGACGCTGCGCTCCCAAGATGTGGTGACCGCGCTCACCCGGTGAACTAGCCCGAAATCACGtcttgcacgaattttaaagcacctataaaAACTAAACAGTTGCTCCggaacctaaaccatcttcaccatgcttcaGAGGggatatgaggctaccaacccgagctaaaacacgacaccacttcctaactcgatttcacaaaataaaccAGCAAACATCGCATTGTCTAGCTGTCAAGAAACCTGAAAATATTCCaaatttttgagctgaacttgattccaaattgcatttctaggctattagaaatgttggctagcacATGTTTTTTTCCAcgacaagtatttcattgtcatctacaaagtttatattcCAAACTTTCTTtagcgccacatatatgttctatagcatttttgttcaataaaaattagttttaaaccctaattgatacatatgagttatggaataacttatcatttaacatttttattgatcatctgaagttacaaaaatattatctacatattccatcacatacattatcatataaacatgatgctcatgatatgatttagtagtttgtttaggacGTAACATAGAGGGTGTTACAGTAGCCGCCAGAAACGAAGGAGGAGGGTGGGGCGAGAGAGCTGAGCCGGAGAAGGGCAGCAGGGTCGCGAGCGGCGACGTCGGAGTTGGGAGAGACGGAGGTAGCAGGAGGACTGCTAGAGCAGGGGCGATTCTGCTCGATCAGTCTCTGTATAGGGGGCTCCCACTTGTTCAACCTTCATCCGAAAACACTGCTGGATTCCTATACATCGCTGTAGAGTGGACAATTTCAGCAAGATTCGTGCTGCACGTCCTCATCCAACAACCTGAGTTTTATCTTCCTCCTTGTCAATCCTAGGCACCGCCACTGCCTCCTCCCTACTGGCCTCCCACCGCTGACTCCACCTCCAGCCTCACACCGCCTtgcttccctttttcttttttctttttctttttttatttttcatagaATATTGAATTTTAGATGTTTTTATATGTATAATTTTTGGAATAAAATAAATATTTGGAACATTTGATTTAACATTGTTCTTGAACATTATCCTAGAACATTTAATTTTATTCTAAATTAATATTTTTGTTATATGTGCTTACTTGAATTGACTTAATGGGTCTTATTAAGCTGACCTACTCGAAGAGTAGGAGGTCTTCAAACATTGCGCATTGGAGGTGCGGTTTCACAGGTTTTAACAAGGAAAAAGTCAACACTACCTCTCTTAACTTTTGCAAAAGTCTGTTTTCTCTCTCTGAACTCCAAAACCGGGTAAAACACCTCcttgaacttttaaaaccgttcgttttacctcCGTGACCAATTATAAACAGTTTTCAATGGTGGTTttgtcttatttatttatttcggctgaatctttgaaaaatcatagtaaattacataaaaatcataaaatagaaaaatctaattttgttggattccacatgagtagatctacacagtgaacatataatatggtatgctttagtacattTTTTTGTTGTGGTATTAGATCTaggtttttctgtaattaattcatagatGCAGTTTTTATGgctcaattgtggtgaaatttttatggtggaataattattgtatgtttgaactgtagtaaaaatttcatactcattgaatCATATATAACTTATTTATTGATTTATTTAGGTGTCTGCTtgttaaataaatctataactaagttatcatagatctaaagctacaacaaaataTATACTagagcataccatattatatgttcactgtgtagatctactcatgtggagtccagcAAAATTGGATTTTATATTTTataaattttctatgatttactattatttttcaaaaatttagccgaaataaaaaaaataaaaaaacaaaaccgcctttgaaaaccGTAACGAAACCAAGAGCACGGATGATCTAGCGTCTGCTTGAACCATTCAATCCAGAAGGATATTTCGTCGAATAGTTCGCGCACAAATGCGACGGCGGACGATGAAGCGATGGATGACCGGCCCACCTAACACAAACCAGCGCAGAGAGGGAAAGCCCACAGCTGGGCCCATGAAGAAACATGGCCCATACTTGTATGGCCCAACTTTTGAGGCCGCCTGCATCACTCCTCGGCTTCTCTCTAACGGAGGGCCGACCGCCGACCACGATGGAAGCCGGAGGCGGCGGAGCCGAGGAGGAGCAGGTGATGAGCGAGGTGCACCTGGGCTGCTCGCCGCACTTCTCCGGCCTCCACATCTCCCGCTTCAGCTTCTCCTCACGGCCAATAGGTACCAGCAGGTCACGCCACGAGCTCTTTTGCGCGCTTTTCGTCATACACCTTCCTTGCACTGCCTCTTAGTGCTAACGGAGGAGACATTGTCGGGACACGGCATGATTTGTACTCTCCTGAACTTTGATTCAGTGTTTTCAGGGCCATCTGGGGACAACGATGGTGTTGGTGGCGGTGGGAGCGAGTTAGCCGCAGCAACGAGCGGTTCTTGTAAGTGAATGGGACTGTGGACCAGCGGATGTGTCTTTGCGTTAGTTCGTGTTGTCGTAGAGGTTAGTTTGGTGGGTAGTGTTCAATTGTTCGTTGGGGTAACATGTTTTACTCTGTTGAGGAGGTGATTCGCCTGACGCAGTCGCCGTGGATGAGGATGGGGATCTCGTTCTGGACCGGAGAAGAAGAAACAAATATGGTACATCAATTGCTGGTTGCTACGTATCGTGGTGTTGGGATTGGCGAGCTTCTCATTTAAGCTTTCTTGGCTTGCAGTTAGAAGTGACTGCCATCTGCTCACCATTCAGCGTGGTGTTACCAGCTCGCTTAAGAGCGTTGGGCTTCAGGTTGGAAAAAAGATCGATGGTGCTTTTCTGTCATGTACGTGTATGATTCGTTGTTGTTACTGGTGCGCAGGTTTGGAAAGCGGCATTACTATTAGCTGACTttgttttgcataaaagcttttcaTCGTCCAACTTTGATGGTGTTACTGCCATTGAGATAGGTGCTGGAACAGGTGATAATTGACGGTTTGACATGAAATTAGTGGATATAGGTTTCTAGAATGTTTCTTTTCCGAACTCAGGAATGTTTGTCAGGTTTGGTAGGTTTAGCACTAGCTCGGGTTGCTAGAAGGATTTTTGTTACAGGTACTTTTCTCTCCTTTAGAGTTTAATTTGGTAAAACTgtttgcatcacattttactcaTTGAATAAATTTCATGTTCCATGTCAACCTAATATGTATAGTAGTTTGATCCTTTTGCTTCTGTTCGACAAATAGATTTGTTTGAGATGCCCAACTAGAAATAAGAAAACTTGGCTGGAATCACAAATTCAATACCTTGCGGAAGTATGATTCCAGTTATAGTCCTTATTACTTGATTACTTTCATGAAATTCAGAGGCACATCCGCATATATACTGTTGCCTGATTGTCTCAATTTTAATATGatttattttttagaaaaagaatATTTAGGCCATTTGTATTATTGAAATGTCAATCCCCTGTTAGTGGATTCATATGACGACTGGATGAATTCACATTTATCTTGTTTCAATTGAAAATAATGCACATTTATATCTTGTGCATTCTGTGATACAATTTGGCTCCCTCCTCTCCCCTCCCCTGTACCTTCATGTTTAGCCATTGTGCTACCTTAaatcctaacaaaatttatttgcCAATGGGGATGAACAGATAGAGGCACTGATATCCTAGATAATTGCTTGGCTAATGTCCATACCAACTCTGGTATGCTAAAGTTTGATGAAGCTAAAGTCTGTGTACGGGAACTGGACTGGAAAACATCATGGCCTCCACCTGTGGGTACATATGATCCTTCTGATCCAAGGTTTTCTCTACACCAACTCATCTcactttcatcattgatcatcatgcatCACAAAACAGTGATCCATAAGAACTATATTTTAAGTGTAGACTGAATATGAGATCATAAGTTGCTTTACAACTTCCTGTTTATAAACAAAATATTCCAGCTTGGCTTTGCATTCCATTTGTTGTatggtactccctccatttcaaattataagtcgttttagctTTTTTAAACGCATAGTTTTTGCAATGTACAcattatgtttagatacataataaaagcaatatatctagaaaagccaaaatgacttattatttggaatggagggagtagaaccCAAGACATGAATTTAACTGTGTAAGCTACTGGATGTAAAATTGATCGCAGTTCATATGGGGGATTTATGCGAGTTCAGGTGTAAATGAAGGCACCTTATTTCTGAATTGCACATTGCTTAATCAGTAGGGCTTCTAGGCCATGGTCTATGGAGGGGGAGCCCTTTCTGCACTTGAGTTGCTACATATGTTATATTGCCTATATTAGTGGCTGGAGTAAGCCCCGGTGTACAGATTAAAAAAAGGGCAGAAGCATCCTCCAGAAAGATGGTAGCTGGTCGTAGCCTCAGGCGTATGAGCACCTTTGTTGGCGACAAAAGGAGAACTGATGCAATTCTTTTGAACTTGTCGCACTCTTTTGCATGGTGTGGGCAATGGGGAGGTCGTAGGTTGTTTACCTGATAGTATCCAATTTACAGTATCCTAACAGAGACATTAATGGAGTTCTCTAACTCCTCTATACAATAGCCTTTGCTTTATTCAAGTGTTTCTTTCGCACAAGGCTAATTCCATGTTCTCTGGTGCAGTAGGTATTATGGTCTGCAAGTGAAGTTGAGGAGGCTGAGAAAGCAACAGTCCTGTTTGCTGCAGATGTTATTTACAGTGATGATCTCACAGATTTGTTCTTCAATGCGGTGAAGAAATTGATGTCAAGTGGTGCTAAGAAGGTACCATCGAACTCAGCATTTACTATCAGTATTCAGCTCCGAAGTCTTGAGTTAAGGCGCCTTCGTAAAACGAAGAGTCAAGATTCTTGTTTGCATTTTGTAGGTGCTACCCAACTTGcatgggactgaaaggctatgttgttgttgttgtatacttGGCCCTGGAGAAGAGATACAACTTCAGTCTAGACGAATTAGACGTCCTGGCCAATGGTTACGCGCACTTCCGAAGTTTCTTCACAGCTCAAGATGGTAAATTGTTTGCAAAGATCTCTCAGCTTCGCTATCAAAACGAGCACTGTCAAGTGATTTAAATTTGTTCCTTTCATCCCTATTATTATCTGCAGAGCATGGCGATCCGATCGGTAGAGATGGACTGGGTTTTGTTGGAACGCAGATAGACCCTGCAGAGATTCCTCAGATATTATGTGGCCTCGAATTTACTGGAAACAAATGGGTCTTTCCTTTCCGAATACCAAATTCTTTAATGTGTCCCCTCATGTGGAATTAAGTTTTCTAATTTAGCTAGAGCAATACTTGAAAAGAGGAATCACAATTAGTTTCTTTTCTTGTGATTGTAACACAATTTCCAGTACATGAATATGATCCTGGCTGATTTAATGTTGGTGCTGACAGGTGTTGGCAAAATCTTCTAAGATGATTCCTGGTAAGTAATAGAGCATAAACATGCTTCTGTATTTCTTGATAATATGAAGAGGAGTACGGTTACAGATATATAGAGAGAGGCTAAGCTAGAGAGTTAAGAGGGGGGAAGTCCCAGGCAACACGCCTCGAGAGTTCCCAGGCAACACGCTGGGTAGAAACCCAGGAGGCAGCCGATACAAAGTATGGCATGTATTAATACAAAGTAATAGCAGGTATTAAAAGCTAACAGTAAGTTCACATTTACCTCTACACGCTGCACACTGTATACCTACATAAACTTGTTGGCAGTGTACATTGCATCTCAGGGTCGCTTGTTCTTTCCTTCTTGAATAATGCAATTTAATTTATTTCACTAGGTAAAGAAAACTACGAAGAATggaataaaaaagaaagaaagataatGGCCTTTTATTTTAGTTCTTTTAATTGGAGGCATACTTTGATCAACAATATTATGAGTAGAAGTGTAGAACTTTGCATTAGCAGGAACAGGGATGGGGGTAGTGATATCCATATTGGCTCATTGTGTTTATTAGGGATCATAAAATATTTGCTCCTGACATCTAAAGCCCATATGGTTCTCAGAAAATGAATATGTTTGTTTCTTACATTCTTTCTATTTACAAAATTATCACAGGGTGAATACTGATTAAGACAAACCTCTTTTTCCAACTAAACTCACAGCCATTTAATCTTATTATTTGGCTACATGATTTAACCGTTTGAGTTGCCAGTATGCTTTGCTGGATCTTATGTTCATTGCTTTCCAAAACTATTACAATAGTTTATATTATTGAAACTATTCTATAAGTTGTTTGATTAGTATTTTTTTTAGAGTTTTAGGGCAGAGCCCCAGTTTTTTAACTGAAGTCAAAAGACAGTTTAAACTGTTACAACACTGTGAATGGCATACCATCCGAGAATGTTAAGCACTCACAGAGCCTCTTCAAAGGTACTTCAAAACAACAGCAACAAATGAATATTACATCAGCTTAAGATGTCAATCACTTTAGCTTGCAAACTCCAGCCCTTCCAAACTCAGCATCTTCTCTGGCTTGTAATTGTCAAAGGCTTTCTCTCTATTCTTCCTTCCATGAACTCTTTTTTGTCTTCGTAacatagaattagcccaattgtAACACAGAATTAGCCAAATTCTGTGCCATAGCGGCCACCTTGCAAAGAAGTATCTCTATACTTCTCCACCCATACCTTTGAAAACATAAACCAtttctaagggcctgtttggatgagtTTTAGATTCTTAAAAACCAGTTTTTATCTCTAGTTAAAATCTACCAGTTTTTATCTCTAGTTAAAATCTGGATTCTGAGCAAAAACCGGTGGGGTATTTGGATCCTccagtttttaagaatctggctTCATTTATTACTCATAGGTCACAAGAAACTAGCAAAAGCTGGGTATCAATAGCTTCTTGGTTTTTAAGAATCTGGCAAAAACTGACACAAGAAACTAGGCAAAAACTAGCCTATTTGGATCCCATCCAGCTTTCAAAAACCAGATTCTTAGAAACTGGTGGGATCCAAACAGGCCTAAGTTTCCATAATATTCCAGATTCCGAAGTGCATCTGAAGAGAACATATTTATGACACCATTTCTCTTAGCTAGAATTTCCCTATAGAATGTAAAGAGCCTCCTAGATCTATCTCAAAAACCTTTGAGAGTACAGCCCACAACTGTTTAGCAACCTCGCAGCGATTGGCAGATTCTCTCACAGAAGAAAAGGCAAGAGTCATCTTCTATCGTCCTCCTCTTACTAagattcggcctgttcgctggttggtttctggactgataagcccggctggtgctggtttgttgtgagagaaaaacactgttggctggctgataagccctggctgaaaccaacgggCAAACATGCTGATTGTCTCAAGTCAGAATTTTATTCTTAGTCAACAACCATAGAAAACAGTTAACTCTTGGAGGAATTTTTAGAGACCAAACCACTGAAACATGGATATGATGGATACCTCTAAAGTTAATCACTTTGTAAAGGGACTGAGAAGAATAGATCCCCCTAGAAGTAAACTGCCAAATTAAAGTGTCTTCATCATCACTAAACACAATTATCGATGCTAACTCTCGATCAGTAATTGTTTCTATGTATTTAAGTATTTTGTATTAAAGAAAATATATTGTTCCTCAACCTTGCATGCTGCATATTTGATTATTCTCCACTGATTAGCAATTCAATTTGTACAGTAACGTTGATGGGGACTCTGCTCTATGGTGTGTACACACTTCCAGAGTATTTTTGCACCTTCCTTGTTGCTGGTGGTGTATCGTACTTTGCATTGTTGAAGGTAAGATGATCTTCAATTTGTTGATCCACCAACTGCCATAATAACTAATAATGTTTCTGGTGCATCCGATAGCCTTCTAACTCATCTAGTTTACACCTTTTTTGAATCTTGATGATACTGGAATGAGTCCAAACCTTTTTACGTTCTGATGTGAAACATCAAACAGGATGAAATTTAGTGACATGTCTAATTTTAAAGATGAAATATTTGAGGTAAATTCACACTAGAATTAAATCTAGAAAATATTTACTTGATACTTTATGTTTCTTCGTTGTCCTTTATTTTGATGGAATAAGGCTTGCGAGGCTGGTCAAATTATTAGATCAAGGACTTTATAGTGTTTGGTTGTAGCACCAACTAAAGGACAGCTATCTAAATTTGCGCCACACCAATATTTCAAAAGGATCACTGTTGGTTTTATTACACCTGTAGCTATCTAAATTTCCTGCCCAACCATCACCACTCACCAAATATCAAAGTTCACAAAATCAGAGTATCACCACAGACCACAGTGCCTGGTGGCCTACCTGGCACCTCTGGCCTTGTCCGGCTGGCCCTTTACCCTGGCCGCTGCCCGCCGGCTGTGCGCAGGCCGCGCAGGAGACCGGGAGGGGGCGAGCCGGTGGCCGGCAACGGGTGGAGCCGCAGTTCATGGAGGGCGGGAGGCGATAGATTAGGAGAGGGAGCCGGCCCGCCGGCACGGCCAGCCGCAGCGACCAAGCCTGCTAGCTTGGAGTTGGGGCAGCGCTCTGCTCGACGCCGCAActgcgatttttttttaaaattttaacactttttgaaaaataattttaaatctaacacgatcggtttttttttaaaactaacacttttggccgcgcctattgtcccggcgcggccaaatgcctgtgccgcgccatgcatggtggtgcggcagagggctgacgtggcggcgatcaggagcgctgaccgctgacggggcagggctcCGCCGCGCCACGGGTCATGCCAGCCCGAGCAGCAAGCACGCCTGGCCGCCGTGCCCGCCGCCAACCTggcggtacctggacggtttaatcggaacgcgtcgtgccgatagtgggagttattgtaagtattgcttgacgtaaaatgaATAGTGAATTTGTTTCTATATTTTGTTAATTTTTTTTCAGgtccgaatagagaatttgataaggcaATTAATAttttttccgtctttcataatacggttaaccaccatgttaactaatcgattacgaaaaattggatcggattgaaacgaatattttaagggaacttatttatttgggtttttggccccatattgtaggatcggtggcgacgcgaccatggaccccggcttcctcgaccccttgcgtaagacgccggccaccggcgtcgagatacccTGGGACTGCCGTTTtttgaactagttgctacttaatctcgcaagCAGTGAtgtcgcgacgcattgaaacgaatatgaagcaaataacataagttgacaagctgtcaCATAAGTTTAActtaagttcgacataacataaccaaataagcaTGCAAGTTTCGGACTCCAATAATAGTTTGACCTAACAAaataagacccaggagtgtaaggattccTCAGACGCCTCTAtctctttggatttgttggcaacacattgagagtgtagccaacatcggtgtggtcgcgtcgccgatgcgtatggctcgtaccctgcaagtatgtgatatgcacgattacttagaattctttgtgatcgttagttcatatagcctacgtatttaaagaaactatctttgttagtacctgtgatgcTCCTTGGGAgtcaagcggggcaccacctagctgagacatgccgatcttgtCCTGTGGCCAATCTTCCCACTCGTTGTcgttgtcatcgtcgtcctcgtttgcagggtccttcccagtacTATAATGTgttggtgtacgcaccgcggaagtgtcacctgtcaccggctgagaagagtcggctggcgtcctcaaagaggctgaagacgtaccACCCGACCACgctgggagtggcggttcctcataaggagtgtccatgcagcttaacttttgagctagctttctgcatctcttcttcaccttctgcataaatagacattaAGGTTAGTGCATTtcacaaacgcatatacactaaagaaacaattTCGGAACGGACTAGTTTATGTTTATTTCCACAAAAGCCTTGAGAACGCCTGACCCCtgtcctctagactcgtgaagccggtacgctgcttcgttggacagcctcgacaattgtgtcgcctgggtatagaaatgcggttgaacagttttagtatacataattaataccaaatggataacaaattgtaccatttcagtatcttaccacgtatctttgtagcggggctctctgtagctgtgtgtcctctctagtggcaacgtcgtacacatcttcgatcacatcttcctctgagtcctcgtcaatcgcctcctcagtgtacgggggcttgatatgtgtcctcgtagatatgtgaagccagcgcaggtactcgtcgaaggtgtgctggtcgtgtggaggacccgcatggattggctgccgttccctggtctcccacaagtggatgtgcgcgttgtgtcacgcgccaatccttggtcttgtacctcttcctgcggtcatacctgcaacaaaacgatgttagttctaccacacacacctctgaattgtagctctattattaatcgataacgcacccgtgcaatccttggttggtggagtaaagcggtggtgggcagcctatcattcttccaaactgtctgcaaaccctgatgggcaagtgaatct
The nucleotide sequence above comes from Miscanthus floridulus cultivar M001 chromosome 18, ASM1932011v1, whole genome shotgun sequence. Encoded proteins:
- the LOC136521273 gene encoding uncharacterized protein isoform X1 yields the protein MEAGGGGAEEEQVMSEVHLGCSPHFSGLHISRFSFSSRPIVFSGPSGDNDGVGGGGSELAAATSGSCDSPDAVAVDEDGDLVLDRRRRNKYVRSDCHLLTIQRGVTSSLKSVGLQVWKAALLLADFVLHKSFSSSNFDGVTAIEIGAGTGLVGLALARVARRIFVTDRGTDILDNCLANVHTNSGMLKFDEAKVCVRELDWKTSWPPPVGTYDPSDPSRYYGLQVKLRRLRKQQSCLLQMLFTVMISQICSSMR
- the LOC136521273 gene encoding uncharacterized protein isoform X4, encoding MEAGGGGAEEEQVMSEVHLGCSPHFSGLHISRFSFSSRPIVFSGPSGDNDGVGGGGSELAAATSGSCDSPDAVAVDEDGDLVLDRRRRNKYVRSDCHLLTIQRGVTSSLKSVGLQVGKKIDGAFLSYRGTDILDNCLANVHTNSGMLKFDEAKVCVRELDWKTSWPPPVGTYDPSDPSRYYGLQVKLRRLRKQQSCLLQMLFTVMISQICSSMR
- the LOC136521273 gene encoding uncharacterized protein isoform X3, which produces MEAGGGGAEEEQVMSEVHLGCSPHFSGLHISRFSFSSRPIGPSGDNDGVGGGGSELAAATSGSCDSPDAVAVDEDGDLVLDRRRRNKYVRSDCHLLTIQRGVTSSLKSVGLQVWKAALLLADFVLHKSFSSSNFDGVTAIEIGAGTGLVGLALARVARRIFVTDRGTDILDNCLANVHTNSGMLKFDEAKVCVRELDWKTSWPPPVGTYDPSDPSRYYGLQVKLRRLRKQQSCLLQMLFTVMISQICSSMR
- the LOC136521273 gene encoding uncharacterized protein isoform X2, whose translation is MEAGGGGAEEEQVMSEVHLGCSPHFSGLHISRFSFSSRPIVFSGPSGDNDGVGGGGSELAAATSGSCDSPDAVAVDEDGDLVLDRRRRNKYVRSDCHLLTIQRGVTSSLKSVGLQVWKAALLLADFVLHKSFSSSNFDGVTAIEIGAGTGLVGLALARVARRIFVTDRGTDILDNCLANVHTNSGMLKFDEAKVCVRELDWKTSWPPPVGTYDPSDPRYYGLQVKLRRLRKQQSCLLQMLFTVMISQICSSMR